A single window of Nomascus leucogenys isolate Asia chromosome 18, Asia_NLE_v1, whole genome shotgun sequence DNA harbors:
- the MPV17L gene encoding mpv17-like protein isoform X1 translates to MAGWWPALSRAARRHPWPTNVLLYGSLVSAADALQQRLQGGEADWRQTRRVATLVVTFHANFNYVWLGLLERALPGRAPRAVLAKLLCDQVVGAPIAVSAFYVGMSILQGKDDVFLDLKQKFWNTYMSGLMYWPFVQLTNFSLVPVQWRTAYTGVCGFLWAIFMCFSQQSGDGTFKSAFTMLYTKGTRQ, encoded by the exons ATGGCGGGCTGGTGGCCGGCATTGTCGCGCGCGGCCCGGCGCCACCCGTGGCCCACCAACGTGCTGCTCTACGGCTCGCTGGTCTCGGCAGCTGACGCGCTGCAGCAGCGGCTGCAGGGCGGCGAGGCCGATTGGCGCCAGACGCGCCGCGTGGCCACGTTGGTGGTGACCTTCCACGCCAACTTCAACTACGTGTGGCTGGGCCTGCTGGAGCGCGCGCTTCCGGGCCGCGCGCCGCGCGCCGTGCTGGCCAAGTTGCTGTGCGACCAGGTGGTCGGTGCGCCCATCGCGGTCTCGGCCTTCTATGTCG GTATGAGCATTCTCCAGGGAAAGGATGACGTATTTTTGGACctgaaacagaaattctggaacacCTATATG agtGGACTGATGTACTGGCCCTTTGTACAG cTGACCAACTTCAGCCTTGTTCCTGTTCAATGGAGAACAGCTTACACTGGAGTCTGTGGTTTTCTCTGGGCCATCTTCATGTGTTTTTCCCAGCAGAGTGGTGATGGCACATTCAAGTCAGCTTTCACCATGTTATATACAAAGGGGACCAGGCAATAG
- the MPV17L gene encoding mpv17-like protein isoform X2 — protein sequence MAGWWPALSRAARRHPWPTNVLLYGSLVSAADALQQRLQGGEADWRQTRRVATLVVTFHANFNYVWLGLLERALPGRAPRAVLAKLLCDQVVGAPIAVSAFYVEWTDVLALCTADQLQPCSCSMENSLHWSLWFSLGHLHVFFPAEW from the exons ATGGCGGGCTGGTGGCCGGCATTGTCGCGCGCGGCCCGGCGCCACCCGTGGCCCACCAACGTGCTGCTCTACGGCTCGCTGGTCTCGGCAGCTGACGCGCTGCAGCAGCGGCTGCAGGGCGGCGAGGCCGATTGGCGCCAGACGCGCCGCGTGGCCACGTTGGTGGTGACCTTCCACGCCAACTTCAACTACGTGTGGCTGGGCCTGCTGGAGCGCGCGCTTCCGGGCCGCGCGCCGCGCGCCGTGCTGGCCAAGTTGCTGTGCGACCAGGTGGTCGGTGCGCCCATCGCGGTCTCGGCCTTCTATGTCG agtGGACTGATGTACTGGCCCTTTGTACAG cTGACCAACTTCAGCCTTGTTCCTGTTCAATGGAGAACAGCTTACACTGGAGTCTGTGGTTTTCTCTGGGCCATCTTCATGTGTTTTTCCCAGCAGAGTGGTGA
- the LOC115831166 gene encoding group 10 secretory phospholipase A2-like yields the protein MGPLPVCLPVMLLLLLPSLLLLLLGPGLGSGEASRTLHVHRRGILELTGTVGCVGPRTPIAYMKYGCFCGLGGHGQPRDAIDW from the exons ATGGGGCCGCTACCTGTGTGCCTGCCAGTcatgctgctcctgctgctgccgtcgctgctgctgctgctgcttggaCCTGGCCTCGGGTCCGGCGAGG CCTCCAGGACATTACATGTGCACCGGCGTGGGATCCTGGAACTGACAGGAACTGTGGGTTGTGTTGGTCCCCGAACCCCCATCGCCTATATGAAATATGGTTGCTTTTGTGGCTTGGGAGGCCATGGCCAGCCCCGCGATGCCATTGACTGGTGA